The Lates calcarifer isolate ASB-BC8 linkage group LG14, TLL_Latcal_v3, whole genome shotgun sequence genome has a segment encoding these proteins:
- the LOC108882068 gene encoding nuclear factor 7, ovary: protein MAEKGPFSVGNGKSTMAQSVQSGLAAHSAGAHSVLQDGLSFTPLDSNSDRVVQPFPRSPKLQRKQAKAAKPSQEQLSRHLEELQAERSKTEAHIQSLKKRNTDLSRRTEMMKQQVRERFEIVRAVLKLDEHAVLDSLELDLRRTRTRLDQVLKNWKQHQDQVIKSINRIQKALSESSAAEEDGKGRSESLSPKKPDASEKEIRLNEERFEKLLKTLSSISRNLKAQLQRKTLLLDSSPVVIDRQTCHGQITVTTGGRGMSFSGSGCSGPEHPLQFDQVCCALGSSPITAGQSYWEVDVRCCSAWAVGVATTSLQRKGRDKCAKLGRNRNSWCVELRNRNLSAWHNDRHVACQGVGQTPLGKVGVWVNYDKGQLMFYDADTMDVLQKFSAAMTPVFDRAHHQFTEPLYPAIRFLRPPQNQTWPNHLELCHLNTL, encoded by the exons ATGGCAGAAAAAGGGCCATTTTCTGTTGGTAATGGAAAGTCAACAATGGCTCAGTCAGTGCAGAGTGGTCTTGCAGCACACTCTGCAGGAGCCCACAGTGTACTGCAGGACGGACTGAGCTTCACTCCCCTGGACTCCAACTCTGACAGGGTTGTTCAGCCGTTCCCACGTTCACCAAAGCTACAGAGGAAGCAGGCCAAAGCTGCAAAACCCTCTCAG GAGCAGCTGTCCAGACATTTGGAGGAGCTGCAGGCAGAGAGATCCAAGACTGAAGCCCACATTCAGTCTCTGAAAAAGCGCAACACAGATCTCTCT aggagaacagagatgATGAAGCAGCAGGTTCGTGAGCGCTTTGAGATCGTGCGGGCCGTCCTGAAGCTGGATGAGCATGCCGTCTTGGACTCTCTGGAGCTGGACCTGAGACGGACCAGGACCAGACTGGACCAGGTTCTTAAGAACTGGAAACAGCACCAAGACCAGGTCATCAAGAGCATCAACAGGATCCAGAAGGCACTGAGCGAGAGCTCggcagcagaggaagatggAAAG GGTCGGTCTGAGAGTCTGAG TCCTAAGAAGCCAGACGCCTCTGAGAAGGAAATCCGACTGAATGAGGAGAGATTTGAGAAGCTTCTTAAAACATTATCCTCCATCTCCAGAAACCTGAAAGCCCAGCTGCAGAGGAAGACTCTGCTGTTAG ATTCATCCCCGGTGGTGATTGACAGGCAGACGTGCCATGGCCAGATCACTGTGACCACAGGGGGGCGGGGCATGTCCTTCTCAGGCTCTGGCTGCTCAGGTCCTGAGCATCCTCTTCAGTTTGATCAGGTCTGCTGTGCTCTGGGTTCGTCCCCCATCACAGCAGGTCAGAGTTACTGGGAGGTCGACGTACGCTGCTGCTCCGCCTGGGCTGTGGGCGTAGCCACCACCAGCCTGCAGAGGAAGGGTCGGGACAAGTGTGCCAAACTGGGCCGAAACCGGAACTCGTGGTGCGTGGAGCTCCGGAACAGGAATCTGTCTGCTTGGCACAACGACCGGCATGTGGCGTGCCAGGGCGTCGGGCAAACGCCGCTCGGAAAGGTGGGAGTGTGGGTCAATTATGACAAGGGTCAGCTGATGTTTTACGACGCAGACACCATGGATGTCCTGCAGAAGTTCTCGGCCGCCATGACACCGGTGTTCGACAGGGCTCATCACCAGTTCACCGAGCCGCTGTACCCCGCCATACGCTTCCTGAGACCACCGCAGAACCAGACGTGGCCAAACCACCTGGAGCTCTGTCACCTCAACACTCTGTGA